A single genomic interval of Terriglobales bacterium harbors:
- a CDS encoding YifB family Mg chelatase-like AAA ATPase — protein MLYKTLSAAVYGIDANLIEVEVDISPIKTGQEQFCTVGLPDAAVRESRQRVQSALKNCGYDIPPTRITINLAPADLKKEGSAFDLPMAMGIIGAYGGLTKSDVTDFLLVGELSLDGSVRPVRGALPIAVAARQNKVKNIIVPEANANEAAVVSGLNVFPVKSMLQVINLFNKGNGVSPVRLEPQEILKRVQHFLVDFKDVRGQMTAKRALEVACAGGHNILMIGPPGSGKTMLAKRIPTILPPLTFEEALETTKIHSVAGVLDSGAGLVGTRPYRAPHHTISDAGLIGGGAIPRPGEVSLAHHGVLFLDELPEFPRNVLEVMRQPLEEGSVNIARAAMSLTFPARFMLAAAMNPCPCGYHNDKSRECQCTPPMIQRYVSKISGPLLDRIDIHIDVPAVNYKELRGGASPEGSAEIRDRVIRAREIQLNRFAAAGERIFSNSQMTSRQIRTYCDLSTDCERLLERAVMQQGLSARAHDRILKVARTVADLEGAAHIETKHIAEAIQYRTLDRTYWA, from the coding sequence ATGCTTTACAAGACACTGAGCGCGGCAGTATATGGCATCGACGCCAACCTGATCGAGGTGGAAGTCGATATTTCTCCGATCAAAACGGGCCAGGAACAGTTCTGCACGGTGGGGCTCCCGGACGCTGCCGTTAGGGAAAGCCGGCAGCGGGTGCAGTCGGCCCTGAAGAACTGCGGATACGATATTCCCCCTACACGCATCACCATCAATCTGGCGCCGGCGGACCTGAAGAAAGAAGGTTCGGCATTCGACCTGCCGATGGCAATGGGGATCATAGGTGCATATGGCGGTCTGACCAAGTCTGATGTGACGGACTTCCTGCTGGTCGGAGAGCTTTCGCTCGACGGCAGCGTACGCCCGGTGCGCGGTGCGTTGCCGATCGCGGTGGCGGCACGGCAGAACAAGGTCAAGAACATCATTGTGCCGGAAGCAAATGCGAACGAGGCGGCGGTGGTCAGCGGCCTGAATGTATTTCCGGTGAAATCGATGTTGCAGGTGATCAACCTGTTCAACAAAGGGAACGGGGTCTCGCCGGTACGGCTGGAGCCGCAGGAAATCCTAAAGCGGGTGCAGCACTTCCTAGTGGACTTCAAGGACGTCCGCGGGCAGATGACGGCCAAGCGTGCGCTGGAAGTGGCGTGCGCGGGCGGACACAACATCCTGATGATCGGGCCGCCGGGATCGGGCAAGACGATGCTGGCGAAACGAATCCCCACTATCCTGCCGCCGTTAACGTTCGAAGAGGCGCTGGAGACGACGAAGATCCACAGTGTGGCGGGCGTGCTGGACTCCGGGGCTGGGTTGGTGGGTACGCGTCCGTATCGCGCACCGCACCATACGATCTCTGATGCCGGCTTGATTGGCGGAGGGGCGATTCCCAGGCCGGGCGAGGTGTCTCTGGCGCACCATGGAGTGCTCTTTTTGGATGAATTGCCGGAGTTTCCACGGAACGTGCTGGAAGTGATGAGACAGCCGCTGGAAGAGGGGAGCGTGAATATTGCGAGGGCGGCGATGTCGCTGACGTTCCCGGCGCGGTTCATGCTGGCGGCAGCGATGAACCCATGCCCGTGCGGGTATCACAACGACAAATCACGCGAATGCCAGTGCACGCCGCCGATGATCCAGCGGTATGTATCGAAGATTTCGGGGCCGTTGCTCGACCGAATCGATATCCACATTGATGTGCCGGCGGTGAACTACAAGGAACTGCGCGGCGGGGCGAGCCCGGAGGGATCGGCGGAGATACGAGATCGTGTCATCAGGGCGCGAGAGATTCAGTTGAACCGCTTCGCGGCGGCGGGGGAGCGGATTTTCAGCAATTCGCAGATGACGTCGCGCCAGATACGAACGTATTGCGATCTCTCGACCGACTGCGAACGGCTACTGGAGAGGGCTGTAATGCAGCAGGGACTGAGCGCGCGTGCGCATGATCGCATCCTGAAGGTGGCGCGGACAGTGGCCGATCTGGAGGGCGCGGCACATATCGAGACGAAGCATATAGCTGAGGCGATACAGTACAGAACGCTGGATCGGACGTATTGGGCGTGA
- a CDS encoding cyclic 2,3-diphosphoglycerate synthase, translating to MKKVVILGAAGRDFHDFNVLFRNNPDYRVVAFTATQIPDIAGRRYPAALAGPWYPEGIPIIEEDLVEAVIRKEKVDFCVFSYSDISHVNLLHLASRTLAAGANFWLPGRETEVKSTLPVISICAVRTGCGKSPVSRRVAEDLRAMGWKPVVVRHPMPYGDLAKQAVQRFATIKDLHKHSCTIEECEEYEPHIAKGSVVFAGVDYEAILREAEKEGDIILWDGGNNDTPFYSPDLEIVVADPHRPGHEVTYFPGEVNFRRAQVIVINKVDTASSDHVDIVRRNISACNPTATVIEAACRVSVTDPNLIRGKKVLVVEDGPTLTHGEMPYGAGVVAARQCGADDRVDPRATAVGSIRTTFQKYPHIDRILPAMGYNEAQRRELEETINRTPCDVVVVATPIDLGRVLKLNKPSVRVGYEIEEITKPSLLDVLVEFSHKMQEKRPVTV from the coding sequence ATGAAGAAGGTAGTGATCCTGGGTGCAGCAGGCCGGGACTTTCATGATTTCAATGTTTTATTCCGCAATAACCCTGACTATCGCGTAGTCGCTTTTACCGCTACGCAAATCCCTGATATTGCAGGGCGACGCTATCCAGCCGCGCTCGCCGGGCCGTGGTATCCCGAGGGAATTCCGATCATCGAGGAAGACCTGGTAGAGGCCGTGATCAGGAAAGAGAAGGTGGATTTCTGCGTCTTCTCGTATAGCGATATTTCCCATGTGAACCTGTTGCATTTGGCATCGCGGACGCTGGCGGCTGGGGCGAACTTCTGGCTGCCCGGACGCGAAACGGAAGTAAAGAGCACGCTTCCGGTGATTTCGATCTGTGCGGTTCGTACGGGTTGCGGGAAGAGTCCGGTATCCCGGCGAGTGGCCGAAGACCTGCGTGCCATGGGATGGAAGCCCGTGGTGGTGCGTCATCCGATGCCGTATGGCGATCTGGCCAAGCAGGCAGTGCAACGGTTCGCGACGATCAAAGACCTGCACAAGCATAGCTGCACGATTGAAGAGTGCGAGGAGTACGAGCCGCACATTGCCAAGGGTTCGGTGGTGTTCGCCGGGGTGGATTATGAGGCCATCCTGCGTGAAGCAGAGAAGGAAGGCGACATCATTCTGTGGGACGGCGGCAACAACGACACGCCGTTTTACAGTCCCGATTTGGAGATTGTGGTGGCCGACCCGCATCGTCCCGGACACGAAGTGACCTACTTCCCGGGCGAGGTGAATTTCCGTCGTGCGCAGGTGATCGTGATCAACAAGGTGGATACCGCGTCCTCCGATCACGTGGATATCGTGCGCAGGAACATCAGCGCCTGCAACCCGACGGCGACCGTGATTGAAGCGGCGTGCAGGGTGAGCGTAACGGATCCGAACCTGATCCGCGGCAAGAAGGTGCTGGTGGTGGAGGATGGTCCCACACTTACGCACGGAGAGATGCCGTATGGCGCAGGTGTGGTAGCGGCGCGGCAGTGTGGAGCGGACGATCGTGTCGATCCGCGTGCGACCGCTGTCGGTTCGATTCGGACGACGTTCCAGAAGTATCCGCATATCGACCGCATTCTTCCGGCGATGGGCTACAACGAGGCACAACGGAGGGAGTTGGAGGAGACGATCAACCGCACGCCGTGCGATGTGGTCGTGGTGGCCACGCCGATCGATCTGGGCCGGGTGCTGAAGCTGAACAAGCCTTCGGTGCGGGTCGGATATGAGATCGAGGAGATCACCAAGCCGTCGTTGCTGGATGTGCTGGTGGAGTTCTCGCACAAGATGCAGGAGAAGCGTCCGGTAACCGTCTAG
- a CDS encoding PAS domain S-box protein produces MDPQRLKGDAESHLSRLDREETKLWRFALFFIGLLGIGLAAAVWDNISQISARFGIIPIGAALFAVILAYSAGRKRREIAGLRQEIQANHKPPAKTENDDIEKLVDIIRRSQRGFRELVDSFDDVVLAISCDGTIQAANRTFADILGLGFADFVYHPIGDFVQSPNAADVERMLPRILSRNQWTGTVEVRFRHDPQQRYFDCSIRTIHKDGEVTGYSIWGRDVTHQREREARFTDLFETLHEGVYFTTPDGRLLDANQALVHMLGFETKSELQAIHIQDLYVDPSERSKALSELNGSANMQDREIKLRRRDGSEITCLDSSRAIYDAEGHVMRYQGTLVNITLRRQMEAQLLEQQQFNHRLIESFPDVIVVLDKDLSFSFVSTRMREILGLEPEELVGKPVSFRTEMAEPFRLYRDILSGAERIGAVEFSAQHRNGEWRTIRCTASALRGADGSTVGVVASMRDVTMSKQMEQQLVQAERLAAMGQMIDGFAHELNNPLTAIMGAVDLLDGIEHEGSKKHVRLLKEQVRRAVEIVQNLLFFSRPPARGTSRLNLNDLIQRTLLLHQYSLRVNGITVDFLPEPSIPLFEGDANQLMQVFLNLVINAEQAIRSVRERGSVRVRLGRSEGKIWVSFQDDGPGVPEGTLRNIFDPFYSTKRPGGGTGMGLSVALGIVKSYGGDIDFQAAPGGGAVFTVSLPMRAPTPAELASVATMN; encoded by the coding sequence ATGGATCCCCAGCGGCTCAAAGGTGACGCCGAAAGTCACCTGTCCCGGCTCGATCGCGAAGAAACAAAGTTGTGGCGATTTGCCCTGTTCTTCATTGGGCTGCTCGGGATAGGTCTGGCCGCTGCCGTTTGGGACAATATCAGCCAGATCTCCGCTCGTTTCGGCATCATCCCCATCGGTGCTGCCCTGTTCGCCGTCATTCTTGCCTATTCCGCTGGGCGCAAGCGCCGCGAGATCGCAGGCCTGCGCCAGGAAATCCAGGCCAACCATAAGCCGCCCGCTAAGACTGAAAACGACGACATCGAGAAGCTGGTCGATATCATCCGCCGGTCACAGCGCGGCTTTCGCGAACTGGTCGATAGCTTCGACGACGTCGTGCTCGCCATCTCCTGCGACGGCACCATTCAGGCCGCGAACCGCACCTTCGCTGACATTCTCGGCCTGGGCTTTGCCGATTTCGTTTACCATCCGATCGGCGATTTTGTTCAGTCGCCCAACGCCGCTGATGTCGAGCGCATGCTGCCCCGCATTCTGAGCCGCAATCAATGGACTGGCACCGTCGAGGTGCGTTTCCGGCACGACCCGCAGCAGAGATATTTCGATTGCTCTATTCGTACCATCCATAAAGACGGCGAAGTCACCGGATACAGCATCTGGGGTCGCGATGTTACCCATCAGCGCGAACGCGAAGCCCGCTTCACCGATCTCTTCGAAACTCTTCACGAGGGGGTTTACTTCACCACCCCTGACGGACGCCTCCTCGACGCCAACCAGGCACTCGTACACATGCTCGGGTTCGAAACCAAGTCCGAACTGCAGGCGATCCATATACAAGACCTGTACGTTGACCCATCCGAGCGCTCCAAGGCTCTCTCTGAATTGAACGGTTCTGCCAATATGCAGGACCGCGAGATAAAGCTACGCCGCCGTGATGGATCCGAAATCACTTGTCTCGACTCGTCGCGCGCCATCTACGACGCCGAAGGCCATGTCATGCGGTATCAGGGAACGCTGGTGAATATCACCCTCCGCCGCCAGATGGAAGCGCAGTTGCTCGAGCAGCAGCAGTTCAATCACCGCCTTATCGAATCATTCCCTGACGTAATCGTCGTACTCGACAAGGACCTGAGTTTCTCCTTCGTCAGCACGCGTATGCGCGAAATCCTTGGCCTCGAACCGGAAGAACTCGTCGGCAAGCCAGTTTCATTCCGCACCGAGATGGCCGAACCCTTCAGGCTGTATCGCGACATTCTCTCCGGTGCGGAGAGAATCGGTGCCGTGGAGTTCTCCGCCCAGCACCGCAATGGCGAGTGGCGCACCATTCGTTGCACCGCGAGCGCTCTGCGTGGCGCTGATGGATCTACTGTCGGCGTGGTCGCTTCCATGCGGGACGTCACCATGAGCAAGCAGATGGAGCAGCAATTGGTTCAGGCCGAACGCCTCGCCGCTATGGGACAAATGATTGACGGGTTCGCGCACGAGCTGAACAATCCGCTCACCGCCATCATGGGCGCCGTGGATCTGCTCGATGGTATCGAGCACGAAGGTTCCAAAAAGCACGTTCGCCTTTTGAAGGAACAGGTACGTCGCGCCGTCGAAATCGTGCAGAACCTGCTGTTCTTCTCGCGGCCACCCGCTCGCGGCACCTCGCGGCTGAACCTCAACGATCTCATCCAGCGCACGCTCCTGCTTCACCAGTACTCGCTCCGCGTGAACGGCATCACCGTCGACTTCCTTCCCGAACCCTCGATCCCCCTCTTTGAAGGCGACGCCAACCAGCTCATGCAGGTCTTCCTGAATCTGGTCATCAACGCCGAGCAGGCCATTCGCTCCGTGCGTGAGCGAGGCAGCGTCCGCGTCCGGCTTGGCCGCAGCGAAGGCAAAATTTGGGTGAGTTTCCAGGATGATGGCCCTGGAGTTCCCGAAGGCACTCTCCGCAACATCTTTGACCCGTTCTATTCCACCAAGCGTCCCGGCGGAGGCACTGGCATGGGCCTCAGCGTCGCTCTCGGTATCGTCAAGAGTTACGGCGGCGATATCGACTTCCAGGCAGCTCCGGGCGGCGGCGCAGTCTTCACCGTCTCGCTGCCGATGCGGGCTCCCACACCCGCTGAACTGGCCTCCGTCGCCACCATGAACTAG
- a CDS encoding acetyl-CoA C-acetyltransferase encodes MKYQPNDVVIISACRTAIGKFQGSLSDLKATELGAIVVREAVKRAGITDLNNVNECIMGNVVSAGLGQNPARQAAIYGGLPPQVGAMTINKVCGSGLKAVGLAAQAVQTGNAEVVVAGGMESMTNAPYLLPQARKGYRLGNAQIVDSMVNDGLWDVYNNYHMGNTGENVAQKYKITREAQDEYAVNSHRKAIAAIKECRFKSQIVPVEIKGKKETIIFDKDESPREDTSVEVLRALKPAFKKDGTVTAGNAPGVNDGAAALVVTSYRKAQELGAEPMAKIVAQATSGVAPEWVMMAPVDAVRQIWKKTGWKNEEVDLYELNEAFSVQALGVTQELGLDTSKVNVNGGAVALGHPIGASGARVLVTLLYEMIRRDVHKGIAALCLGGGNAVAMAIER; translated from the coding sequence ATGAAGTACCAGCCAAATGATGTGGTGATTATTTCCGCCTGTCGGACCGCGATCGGGAAGTTCCAGGGTTCACTCTCCGATTTGAAGGCGACCGAGTTGGGCGCGATCGTGGTGCGTGAAGCGGTAAAGCGTGCGGGCATCACCGACCTGAACAACGTGAATGAATGCATCATGGGGAACGTGGTGTCGGCGGGATTGGGTCAGAACCCGGCGCGACAGGCGGCAATCTATGGAGGGCTTCCCCCGCAGGTTGGCGCGATGACGATCAACAAGGTGTGCGGCTCGGGGCTGAAGGCAGTCGGGCTGGCCGCGCAGGCGGTGCAGACTGGCAATGCCGAGGTGGTGGTAGCGGGTGGCATGGAGTCGATGACGAACGCACCATATCTGTTGCCGCAAGCGCGCAAGGGGTATCGCCTGGGCAATGCCCAGATCGTCGACTCGATGGTCAACGATGGGCTGTGGGACGTTTACAACAACTACCACATGGGCAACACGGGCGAGAATGTCGCGCAGAAGTACAAGATCACCCGTGAAGCACAGGACGAGTACGCCGTGAACTCACACCGCAAGGCAATCGCAGCGATTAAGGAATGCCGATTCAAGAGCCAGATTGTTCCGGTGGAGATCAAAGGCAAGAAGGAGACGATCATCTTCGACAAAGATGAGTCTCCGCGCGAGGACACGAGCGTTGAAGTGCTGCGGGCGTTGAAGCCGGCGTTTAAGAAAGATGGAACCGTGACGGCAGGCAACGCTCCGGGCGTGAACGACGGCGCCGCCGCACTGGTCGTGACCAGCTATCGAAAGGCGCAGGAACTCGGCGCAGAGCCGATGGCAAAGATCGTGGCGCAGGCGACGAGTGGCGTGGCTCCGGAATGGGTGATGATGGCGCCCGTGGATGCCGTCCGCCAGATATGGAAGAAGACAGGCTGGAAGAACGAGGAAGTGGATCTCTACGAGTTGAACGAGGCGTTCTCGGTGCAGGCCCTGGGCGTAACGCAGGAGCTCGGTCTCGACACCAGTAAAGTGAACGTAAACGGGGGAGCGGTGGCGCTGGGGCATCCCATCGGAGCAAGCGGAGCGCGTGTGCTGGTGACTCTGCTGTACGAGATGATTCGTCGCGATGTGCACAAAGGCATTGCCGCATTATGCCTGGGAGGCGGGAACGCAGTGGCGATGGCGATAGAGCGGTAA
- a CDS encoding CPBP family intramembrane glutamic endopeptidase, translating into MATSASINGPIEPVQSSSRLIAPAWHTLLLLVVMLGLSFAGANREHHALTHSQRVIMYIVTMASEWIVVAFVFWGIHRHKKITLRDLIGGKWSKPEDFLLDLAIAAGFLFVSMIVLGGLGYAFGLTKNHADAQKLAFLAPRSTLEVLLWFGVSATAGFCEEVIYRGYFQRQITAWTNLAWVGLVMQGVLFGFSHGYEGAIRMFLIAIFGTMFGLVAHWRKSLRPGMLTHAGYDIIAGLALRVIAK; encoded by the coding sequence ATGGCCACCTCCGCCTCAATCAATGGTCCAATAGAGCCTGTCCAATCCAGTAGCCGCCTTATAGCACCTGCCTGGCATACGCTTCTCCTCCTTGTCGTAATGCTTGGGCTTTCCTTCGCCGGAGCCAATCGCGAGCATCATGCCCTCACGCATTCACAGCGCGTGATCATGTATATCGTCACCATGGCCTCGGAGTGGATCGTTGTCGCCTTCGTCTTCTGGGGCATCCACCGGCACAAGAAGATCACCCTCCGCGACCTCATCGGAGGCAAGTGGTCGAAGCCCGAAGACTTCCTTCTCGACCTCGCCATTGCCGCTGGTTTTCTTTTCGTGTCGATGATCGTGCTGGGTGGTCTCGGCTATGCATTCGGCCTTACCAAGAACCATGCCGATGCGCAGAAGCTTGCTTTCCTTGCTCCGCGCAGCACTCTCGAAGTTCTTCTTTGGTTCGGCGTAAGCGCGACTGCGGGCTTCTGCGAAGAGGTGATTTACCGCGGTTATTTCCAGCGTCAGATCACTGCCTGGACAAACCTCGCTTGGGTCGGACTCGTCATGCAGGGCGTGCTCTTCGGCTTCTCGCACGGTTACGAAGGGGCAATTCGCATGTTCCTCATCGCCATCTTCGGCACGATGTTCGGCCTCGTCGCACACTGGAGAAAATCATTGCGTCCCGGAATGCTCACGCACGCGGGCTACGACATCATCGCTGGATTAGCGCTTCGCGTGATCGCAAAATGA
- a CDS encoding ATP-dependent DNA helicase, which translates to MAEITPDPQQKKAIEHVHGPMLVVAGAGTGKTTVLVQRIVNLIAKDHARADEVLAITYTRNAAQELRQRVAAELGGLLAGALRASTFHAFCGELLKRAGMDFTPITKEDLFVLLRRRIKELPLKHYIKAQNLGQFLPALLAFFERCDDELITPESYAKYVTELKEGRHPLPRVLKSSDAELLKPEEVIARCEEISAVFARVWQMLAEKNLGTYGNMISRAVTLLEGNPQVLKEEQERARFILIDEFQDSNVAQIRLAKLLAGDAQNVFAVGDPDQAIYRFRGATTGAFDQFLKHFHNVKHVSLEQNRRSLSPILRCAFKVIDQNPPIVREGLSQRKPLVSAREAANPKLNYGPVELVYTPLEFSCETEAAEIGEALERAIAKCPGHETRRGHEKCSWRHFAVLYRSHQHREELAAELSKRKIPIDVRGVNVLETPEVRDAMAALRAIYDTGDSAALFRLASLSQFGIDAVELRAALRAAKDATGLAPVLAGVKGGAAVIDAVAKARKVAGPLAISVFDAGMKSFDIMRNAATQALRNFIEEWQKKAITAEGTVAEFLEYLEFFGEVGGKVTLPEGPEDEKRNAVQFMTAHGAKGLEFPHVFVVRSTTSSFPGTYREELFEFPQALREGGGAGAEDPKELHYQEERRLFYVAMTRARDTLSIYGKRSRIRKPALPPRFDDATPPGLLRDFATDKALCDCCVPRMAEFRPEIAATASEVQAFSTTAEWMLLPPSRPMEKIPLSATRIETYEKCPLQFKISADWNIPSEPMPALQFGNAVHTALKGFNDALKAGRPLTKQQFLRIFEEQMEISHFDDAHQKQLYVEQGLDQLGKFYDLRNSEKPTEILAVETTFELNAGGVKVVGRIDRADRLEDGSIAIVDYKTGSPKDEEDAKKSLQLSIYALAAEELWKSLPARIAFYNLESNDTAETERSEQELSATRAKITDVADAIKAAKFAAKPGFHCKWCGYRELCPVKEEPLWVIEEALPAKSSK; encoded by the coding sequence GTGGCCGAAATCACGCCAGATCCACAGCAGAAAAAAGCAATTGAACATGTCCATGGGCCCATGCTGGTGGTGGCGGGCGCTGGTACGGGGAAGACGACCGTGCTGGTGCAGCGAATCGTCAACCTGATTGCGAAGGATCACGCGCGGGCAGACGAGGTGCTGGCGATTACGTATACGCGCAACGCCGCGCAAGAGCTGCGCCAGCGAGTGGCGGCAGAATTGGGTGGATTATTGGCCGGAGCGTTGCGGGCTTCAACCTTCCACGCATTCTGCGGCGAGCTGTTGAAGCGCGCGGGAATGGACTTCACGCCGATTACGAAGGAAGACCTGTTTGTGCTTTTGCGCAGACGCATAAAGGAGCTTCCTTTAAAGCACTACATCAAGGCTCAGAACCTCGGGCAATTTCTTCCGGCACTATTGGCGTTCTTCGAACGTTGTGATGATGAGCTGATTACTCCTGAGTCATACGCGAAATACGTTACAGAGTTGAAAGAGGGAAGACATCCGCTGCCGAGGGTGCTGAAGAGTTCTGACGCGGAGTTGCTGAAGCCCGAGGAAGTGATCGCGCGGTGCGAAGAGATTTCAGCGGTATTCGCGCGGGTATGGCAGATGCTTGCGGAGAAGAACCTGGGAACGTACGGGAACATGATCAGCCGGGCCGTGACGCTGCTCGAAGGGAATCCGCAAGTGCTCAAGGAAGAGCAGGAACGGGCGAGGTTCATCCTGATCGATGAGTTCCAGGATTCGAACGTGGCGCAGATCAGGCTGGCGAAGCTGCTGGCAGGCGACGCGCAGAATGTGTTTGCGGTGGGCGATCCTGACCAGGCCATCTACCGTTTCCGCGGCGCGACGACAGGCGCGTTCGATCAGTTCCTGAAGCACTTCCATAACGTGAAGCACGTGTCGCTGGAGCAGAACAGGCGATCGTTGTCGCCGATACTGCGGTGCGCATTCAAGGTGATTGACCAGAATCCGCCGATCGTGAGAGAAGGGCTGTCGCAGAGGAAGCCGCTGGTGTCCGCGCGCGAGGCGGCGAATCCGAAGCTGAACTATGGGCCAGTAGAACTCGTATACACGCCGTTGGAATTTTCGTGCGAAACAGAGGCGGCGGAGATCGGCGAAGCGCTGGAGCGGGCTATTGCGAAGTGTCCGGGGCACGAGACGCGCAGAGGGCACGAGAAGTGCTCGTGGAGGCATTTTGCGGTGCTGTACCGGTCGCACCAGCACCGTGAGGAGCTGGCAGCGGAGTTGAGCAAACGGAAGATCCCTATCGATGTTCGCGGCGTGAATGTTCTGGAGACGCCCGAAGTACGCGACGCGATGGCGGCGCTCCGGGCGATCTACGACACAGGCGACAGCGCAGCGTTGTTCCGACTGGCGTCGTTGTCGCAGTTCGGGATCGATGCAGTTGAACTGCGCGCTGCCTTGCGAGCGGCGAAAGATGCTACGGGGCTGGCGCCGGTTCTGGCGGGAGTTAAGGGCGGAGCCGCAGTGATCGACGCGGTTGCGAAGGCAAGGAAGGTTGCTGGTCCGCTGGCGATTTCGGTGTTCGATGCGGGAATGAAGTCGTTCGACATTATGCGGAACGCCGCGACACAGGCACTGCGGAACTTCATCGAGGAGTGGCAGAAGAAAGCGATCACGGCAGAAGGGACGGTCGCGGAGTTCCTGGAGTACCTGGAGTTCTTCGGCGAAGTAGGAGGCAAGGTTACATTGCCGGAAGGTCCCGAAGATGAGAAACGCAATGCCGTGCAGTTTATGACGGCGCATGGCGCGAAGGGATTGGAGTTCCCGCATGTGTTTGTGGTCCGTTCGACGACGTCGTCGTTCCCGGGAACGTATCGGGAGGAACTGTTCGAGTTTCCGCAGGCGCTCCGAGAGGGCGGTGGGGCGGGCGCAGAGGATCCGAAAGAGCTGCACTACCAGGAAGAGCGCAGGCTGTTTTACGTGGCGATGACGCGGGCGCGTGACACGCTGTCGATCTATGGCAAGCGCAGCCGCATCAGAAAGCCGGCATTGCCGCCGAGGTTCGATGATGCGACCCCTCCGGGATTGCTGCGCGATTTCGCAACTGACAAAGCGCTGTGTGATTGCTGCGTTCCGAGGATGGCGGAGTTCCGTCCGGAGATCGCGGCGACGGCTTCGGAGGTGCAGGCATTCTCGACGACGGCGGAGTGGATGCTGTTGCCACCGTCGCGGCCGATGGAGAAGATTCCACTAAGCGCGACGCGAATCGAGACATATGAGAAGTGCCCGCTGCAATTCAAAATCAGTGCAGACTGGAATATACCTTCGGAGCCGATGCCGGCCTTGCAATTCGGGAACGCCGTCCACACGGCGTTGAAAGGGTTCAACGATGCGCTGAAGGCGGGACGCCCGTTGACGAAGCAGCAGTTCCTGCGGATCTTCGAAGAGCAGATGGAGATATCTCACTTCGACGATGCTCACCAGAAGCAGCTCTATGTCGAGCAGGGGCTGGATCAGCTTGGTAAGTTCTACGACCTTCGTAATTCCGAAAAGCCGACAGAAATTCTTGCGGTGGAGACTACGTTCGAGCTGAATGCGGGGGGTGTGAAGGTGGTGGGGCGCATCGATCGGGCGGACCGACTGGAGGATGGGAGCATCGCGATCGTCGATTACAAGACGGGATCGCCGAAGGATGAAGAGGACGCAAAGAAGAGTTTGCAGCTTTCCATCTACGCACTCGCGGCGGAAGAACTTTGGAAGAGCCTGCCAGCAAGGATTGCTTTCTACAACCTGGAAAGCAACGACACGGCGGAAACCGAGAGAAGCGAGCAAGAACTCAGCGCCACGCGAGCGAAGATCACGGACGTCGCAGATGCGATCAAAGCCGCTAAATTTGCGGCCAAACCGGGCTTCCACTGCAAGTGGTGCGGATATCGTGAATTGTGTCCGGTGAAAGAAGAACCGCTGTGGGTGATTGAGGAAGCGTTGCCGGCGAAGAGTTCGAAGTAG
- the argF gene encoding ornithine carbamoyltransferase, with amino-acid sequence MQDFLSIRDFTPEQIKHLLDLAMRIKLRPGEFTETLKGKTLALIFEKPSLRTRVTFDVGIHQLGGFSLYLSPAEINLGKRESVYDVAKNLERMVQGIMIRTFAHEIVEKMAEYACIPIVNGLTDYSHPCQAMADYLTMFEVKGKLAGLKVAFIGDGNNVAHSLMFAGAQLGVHVWVATPEGYEPSSDAVKWARERSAQTDGSCTITNDAVKAVANADVIYTDVWASMGQEAEAEKRRKIFMPYQVNAELFAHAKDNAIFMHCLPAHRGDEVTDEVIDSRHSVVFQEAENRLHAQKAILLECMKSVPVGHAVEHEAMHV; translated from the coding sequence ATGCAGGACTTTCTGTCGATTCGTGATTTCACGCCCGAGCAGATCAAGCACCTGCTCGACCTGGCGATGCGCATCAAGTTGCGTCCGGGTGAGTTCACCGAAACGTTGAAGGGAAAGACGCTGGCGCTGATTTTCGAAAAGCCATCGCTGCGGACGCGAGTGACGTTTGACGTGGGAATCCATCAGTTGGGTGGATTCTCACTGTATCTCTCGCCGGCGGAGATCAACCTGGGGAAGCGCGAGTCGGTGTACGACGTAGCGAAGAACCTGGAGCGTATGGTGCAGGGGATCATGATCCGTACGTTTGCGCACGAGATCGTGGAGAAGATGGCGGAGTACGCGTGTATCCCGATCGTTAACGGCCTTACGGACTACAGCCATCCGTGCCAGGCGATGGCCGATTACCTGACCATGTTCGAGGTGAAGGGGAAGTTGGCCGGGTTGAAGGTGGCCTTTATCGGTGATGGCAACAACGTCGCGCACTCGCTGATGTTCGCCGGAGCGCAACTGGGGGTACACGTCTGGGTGGCTACCCCAGAGGGCTACGAGCCAAGTTCCGACGCGGTGAAATGGGCTCGGGAACGTAGCGCACAAACAGATGGGTCGTGCACGATCACGAACGATGCCGTGAAGGCTGTCGCAAATGCGGATGTGATCTACACCGACGTGTGGGCGAGCATGGGTCAGGAAGCCGAGGCGGAAAAGCGCCGCAAGATCTTCATGCCGTACCAGGTGAATGCGGAGTTATTCGCTCATGCCAAAGACAACGCCATCTTCATGCATTGCCTGCCGGCACACCGGGGCGATGAGGTCACAGATGAGGTGATTGATTCGCGGCATTCAGTGGTGTTCCAGGAGGCTGAGAACCGGCTGCACGCACAGAAAGCGATTCTGCTCGAGTGCATGAAGAGTGTGCCGGTGGGTCATGCGGTGGAGCATGAGGCCATGCACGTGTGA